GTATGCCCACCTAATGGCAGGACATGTATGCTAAACGCGCAGGATGCGTCGGGCTCAGTGAACTGCATACTCTGACGTCAGGTGGGTTGCAGTTTGTCGGGTGATCTTATCTGGAATACGAAAACCAATTTTGAAGTATGAAACTTGCATGTTACGCATCAAACTAAAacaagaaagaagagaaagattAACTTGGGCTTGTTAAGAGACAAAAAAATGAAGAGCAAAACAAAATATCCAACTGTTTGAGCATAAGAGGTAGTCAATTATGTCGGACAACTTAATCATGTTGCAACAATGCAGACTCAAGGTCAAAATTTTCACGTGCAGTTATTGTTATGTCGAGCTTTCCATGAAGCGGATACTGAATCATATAAAATACTTTAGAACATTAACTGAAGTTGATGCGAGTCTTCCAAGCATATACAAGATGAGCAAGTCTTCTTCTTACCAAAACTCCAAATCTGCCTCCCTTGTGAAATCCCGAAAGTTAAAGGCCACTCAAGTGGATATCTGACATTTTACCTCACAATGCACAACAAGACCACCAGGCGGATCAAAATTAACAAGACCAGCCAAAGTGTGCTTCTCATCATCAcatgagataatgaaaaagaCGATCCACTTACATAGTTTGAAATACCTCAACACCTAACCACTACATCTCTCTTAGCAATCCCATATCTATATGTCTCATCAAACCTCTGACATATCTAGTGTTCTTCCAATCACCTACTCAGGCTCTATGAGTCTACGTTACTTTCCTGTAATTAAAGTCCATCTCGAAGATAAAGTGTTCCTCTTCTCATCTTACAGAGATTGACTCAAAGACCCGACGCTACCTTAAACCATCCGAAGTCAAACATGAGAGGCGTTAATTGTCTAAATGACAAAGCTTAAAGATACCTTCAAAGCACATGTCAACGGCAAAAGGTAAATATATCTCTTAACCGTCATAACAGAGAAGCTGTACGTATGAAATCATCTTTGTTATACTTAATTTTTCACAACTTCTTAATGGTAAGTCTACAGATGCAAATATGATGGTTTTGAAGCACCTATGGGAGTGGTTAATACACACCAAACACACAGGAAGGCTAACTTTAGGCAGCTGTTGGACTAGCCTAGTGTAGGTCGATCAGCTTAATCTAGCCCGATGGCACAAGTGCCAGCGTCCAATCCCCACTAATAATTCTTTACGAAGAACAATAAAAAACACGTCATTTGCTCGCTTGTGGCGATGTGGCGTGTTTTCAACCATTTAATCCCCACTAATTATTCAATCTAGCGGGTTTGCCCCTCGAGAGTGTACGGTTGAAAACACGCCACGTCGCCACCAGCGAGCAAGTGACGTATTTTCTATCATTTTTCATAAAGAATATACAGTAGGTCCCATAACAGTGATTAGAGGGACCACGTAGGGGTGTGCACCCTATCATGACTCATTCTTCGTCCCTATTCTAATAGAGCAAACTGCCTATTAAATGTCACACTTTCAGTTTTCCAGACATCTTTACACCAAACAAGTGATGATCCATAACATCTATTCTTGTTGCTTCTCCATAGGCCGCCACCTAGTTAAAATAGATACATGGACCATCAAAACAAGTGTTTGATGGTTTCCCATAGGCCTCGCCCTAAAGAAACAGAGAAGACGTTGGTGACCAAAGCAATGTAGCTACAGGGATACTTTCACCACCAACATAATAGATACACTTTTGTAATAAAAGTACCACCTAATACATGTACCCAGGCCCCGGCTATGGGAAGCAAATGAGCTCATCATTACCCTCATGGCCTCATCGCATACGGATGACTAAAAGAATGCTACCCTTCTGAAACTTTTGCAAACTAAACCCCAGTGTTTTGGGCTAAGATCACCAATAACGGTTGGCACCTCTGCCAATAAACTTCCACATGAAAGTCCGGTCTGATAAAGCGCCCTTACATGAATTCATGAAGCAACTTGTTCAAGATAAGaacttcaaatttaaccagtggTTGATTATTTTATTCTCAAACAATGGATAAGGGTTAATAAAGGTAATATGGACCCAGCACTTGCGCCTCATTTCAGTTATACTAGTATCGAAAGCAAACAACCGTAGTTATAAGCACGCCTTACTTTAGTTATACTAGTACTAAAAGCAAACAACTATAAATCTCTTTTAGAATCATAACAAGGAGAACAATACGTAAGATGTGGCTAGAGTTCAATTTTATATTGAAGTATAGAACAGCATCGTCCTTGAAGTATTCAGCTTTAACATAAGATAGCAAGGTTCAAGAGGCTCTCACCATGTCCGGCAATATTTTCTATCaatcagaattatattggaggtaAAACACGCTAGAAACATAAGGAAATAAATGATAGCTTAACCTGGAATACATATTGTGCAATATCTTTGTAGACACGGGTGTGAAATGTCTGCTGTACAAGGATTTTCAAACTTATTCCAGCATTTCATTTGTTCCTTATGGCCAGCATAAATGTCTATTGCTGGACTCTCCCAATATATAACAACTCTTAAGGACAAGTATTCCAGCAAATGCAACAGAGATGCGCGATCATTTGCACACAAAAAACAAACATTCAATGAGTGAACAGTAAGGTTCTCTTTAACTTAGCTGCAAACACAGTGACATTTCGAATAAAGTATGTTAGGTAAAAGAATCATGCAGACATGTACTTCGAAAATCTGGCAACGCACTGATAAAAACTAGAAGAGACCATGAACACTTATGCTTTGTGATACGAAACCATTAATTGCTAGTCCTAAGTTGAATAAGCAAAACACGTCAACTGAAATAGCAAACACATCAAACATGAATATTGATCTGAAATAATTTAAAGTAGGAATACGTACGCCATCTGCAGACCCGGTGTTAAACACGTTCGATCTTATGTTGAGCTTTGAAATtattggagtaccataagttgtaGCAGATACAAGATTTGTAATGTGAGCCAAGAGCAAAATAGATAGCAAGATGGTGTGATAATTGGCATTCTCTGTATACATCCTTGTACAATTAACCGACGTCACAGACAATGTTCTCCCTGATTAAGAATTACACAATAAATAGCTGGTGGTCCTCTTTCCTGCTCCTTTTTACTTCTTCCTCATCCATGTCATGGAGTAGCTGCTAAACGGTCAAGTCCCTTAATGAACTAAATTCAGTAGTAGAATCGGTGCCAAACTGATTGAGCCTAAATTAAAAGAACCCATGTGGCCCTTCTTCACTGTCCTACATCTTTTTATACCAAATGGTCTGAGGTTTCAAAACAAGCGTTATCGCCCGTCTTTGTGAATTTGATACCACACAACTAGTACTCCTCATCCTCACCTTCTGAAAATGCAGAAATCCTAGGACCATGAAAACCAGTTTTCGTAATAACAAGCTCATCCACTAACTGATCCAAATTACGGTCCTCCaccacatcatcataatcatcatcactatAATCATCATCGCCTTCgtcttcgtcttcatcatcactatcatcgTCAAAACCCCTCACTGAAAAGGATTCATGATCACTCCTTTCCATGAATTCTAATCTACTCTTCCAGGACATCAACTCCTCCTCACCTATCTCTCCGTTCTCAACCCCATTCCACGGAACCCAAAAATCAGCATGAGGACCCAATGCTCTATGGGAATCACCAATAACAACTGTACCCAAATTAGAACCTTGAGCCCTCTTAAGCATCTCAGAAAAATCCGAATCATCCGAAACCAAAAACAACCAATCAATCCCACTATTCATCGAATGCTGCATTTGTCTCTTAACAGCCCAATCTGCAGCTTGTGGTTTATCTTCGACTTCTTTCACAAAAACCCCTGCACGTCTAAGTTCGGCAGCAAGTCCATACCCTACTTTCGGCTTTATCAATGACCTAGCTGCTTCTTCATACTTATGATTCCCACTAACAAAACGTTCTTTAAATTTCTGTCTCTTCTTACCTTTAAGTGACCTCATTCTGCTAAGTTTCTTTTGCCTTTCCCTCTCATGCAATTGTTTAAAATGTTTCTTCAAATCAATATTTGTACGACATTTTCGACCACACACACCACAAACATAAGGATCAGTAGGTATACTTACACCTTTACGTTCAAGAATATCTAATTCGCGACGTTCGCTACGTTCTTGACGAACCCAATGCGGTAAATGAATAAAAGCATGACGATTAGCATAAGCAGATATCTCAACAATATCACCAAATTTAAGAGCTACCTTTTTCAGTGCCATTGCTGCTTGATATGGTGGACCATGAGGTGGTTTATTATCAAGATCCCATAAAACTACTACTCTTTTCCTCTTAGCTGACCAAATCCCTTGACTGTTTTTGACCATGTCCACTTCTGTAACTGAAGCTGTTGAAGAAGAGGAGCTGCTGGTATTGGGTGTGGAACAACAAGCGATTCTCCTGGGATTTGATGGTTTTGTTAGGGTTATTGAATTGGGAAATTTAGGGTTCATAAATTTCggtttagggtttatgaaaggGGGTCTGAGAAGGAGAAGGTCTGTAGTGAAATTGTTCCCAAtggaattcatttttatttttcaattcctCCCTCCAAAAATAGGAGGAGACGAGGAAGCTGACTGAGTGGGATATTATCTTCTAGTATCAGGTTTGGATATGCTAACAGAGGAGCACTGTACACCTTAACCCAATCATGGCTGCTAATAGGGGGTACCAGTTTGCTTCGAGGAGTACCATTCCAAAGGTATAAGATATGAAATTTTGTACATCCCAGGTAAATAGGAACCCCTTATTAGCAAACTTGCCCAATATCTGCTGGGTCGGGGCAACTGTGTGGGTACTTGCTGGATGCGTCCATGCTTGGATCCAAGATCCCAACGTTCAATAGAGGTTCATTTCCTAAAAATCCATTTCATTTCAGAACCTTTTGCCCGTACTTGCTGAAAAAAGCCTCTTGAATGCTTTTCAGTGTTCTCCGTGTCCCTCTTCCTGGATCGGGTTTCAAAAGGAAGTAATCGAGCCACCTAATTCAAGCACGAAAGGTAGGTTCCTTCATTCCCCTCGATTCCAATTTCAGATATTTCAAAATATTCATTCTAGGGTTTTGAGAAGTACTTTTTCTTAGGGTCAAAATTATAGtgatttaggttttttttggtTCTGAAAATTTATAAATATGGCCGAAATGGGGAGCTCATCGAAACAAGACAGAATCAGTAATCTTCCTGATTCCCTCATACATCACATTTTATCATTCTTTGATATGAAATATGCAGTCCAGACTTGTGTTTTGTCCAAAAGATGGAAGTATGTCTGAAAATCTTTGCCAATTCTGAATTTTGACTCCAAGGTGCACTTTCTTACAGGACGAATTCGTCCACGCGGATATGCCTTGGTACCTTTTGTAGACAAGGTATTCAGTCTGCGTGACGGCTCTGATATTCAACATTTTCAACTTATTTGCAGTGATATGTACATTGATATTGCTTCTGATCCGGTTTATAGATGGATAGCATCTGCTGTAAGTCTCAATGTTCAAGAGCTATGTATTGATATTAATCGTATTAGAGGTGATTTTGAGATTCCTTCTTGCTTGACTACTTGTAAATCGTTATCAAAATTGGAGTTGGTCTTGGTTCTATTTAAATTTtttgaagacaaaaagaagaTTATCCTACCTATCTCTATCAGTTTACCCAGGCTGAAATCATTGCGTCTCAGTCTTGTGTCACTAGCGTTTGATGATGAGAATTTGGTGACCAAGTTTTTCTCAAGTTGCCCTGCTCTTGAGTCGCTGGAATTGTTTTGCGAATTTTCTAATATGAATCTCATTTTATCCTTGCCTCAACTCAAACATTTTGTATATGGGGAAAATGAAAACAGTGATAATATTCAACTATGTGCTCCGAATCTTACAGACCTCAACTTTCATGGCTGCATATCAAGTGATTATAATCTGGAAAATCTTGCTTCTCTAACTAGTGCTGATATATTCATGTTTGTTAAAGAAACTGAAGATGTTGTTCCAAAAAACATTGGAAGATTTCTTCACGGAAAGCTTGTATGCCAACAAAATGATGAAATTGTTGAGAGGGTTACATAACATGAAAGATTTGAAATTAAGTGAATATTTTCTGAAGGTATTGTAGATACCTAACTTTCTCCGCTCTATGATTAATGCATTTTAATAGAAAATTTAAGGATAATAGTACCTTGCATTTTATACACATGCTTTTGTTGCACCCCTGTTAGTCAGGGTTCATACACGTCTCTGCCTATCTGTGCGTCGCTCTTTTTAATAGATTGTACACATGATTTTGTTGTACCCCTGTTAGTCAGGGTTCATACAATTCTCATGGTTGGTTCAACTTATTAGAGGGGGTAATCTAAAACCCCATGCAGTGTGATGCAAACCCCTCCAAATTGGCAAGACATACTAGTATCTTCTTATTACATTGTTTAGATCTTTGCCTCATTATGTAACTTTGTGATGGGTTGTTTATGGCACTTGGTAGACAGATGTGTCTAGCCATACACAGTTTCGTAAACCTAGGTGTCTTCACTTTGACACCACCGTGCCGCATATCATTTTCTCTCTTAGGACATGGGTGCAATACTATTTTGATCAGTTTTCTCTTATATGTTTTCTTATGCGCTGAAGGCTTTAAGCGGAGCTCCGAATATGCTAGGCAGTCAGCCTCATCAACTTTACAATAATCTACGAACATTGAAGCTACGGACTTGGCTGACAAGGGGTTGCCTGCAGTCGATAACATATTTGATAAGGATTTCTCCTCGCATTGAATCCCTCTCCCTCCAATTATTCGAGGTAATAACTTAATTTTGTCACTAGTTCTATTTCGTTGTCACTTCAAGTAAATTACATAAACCTTCAGATGTTGTCACTTCAAGTAAATTACATCAACCTTCGGACTGTGATAaatttatttacttttaattaatgTTAGAGCCCATTTGATGACCGATGCCGCAGAGGAGGTTATCTAGATTTTGACGAGGTATTTTTCAAATACAATGTCGTTTAtagtctctctctttttttcctaTACAATGTGAGAGCTTTAAGGGTACCGAGTTCTAAAATATACCGTTGTTTTG
This is a stretch of genomic DNA from Papaver somniferum cultivar HN1 chromosome 1, ASM357369v1, whole genome shotgun sequence. It encodes these proteins:
- the LOC113292664 gene encoding uncharacterized protein LOC113292664, with amino-acid sequence MNSIGNNFTTDLLLLRPPFINPKPKFMNPKFPNSITLTKPSNPRRIACCSTPNTSSSSSSTASVTEVDMVKNSQGIWSAKRKRVVVLWDLDNKPPHGPPYQAAMALKKVALKFGDIVEISAYANRHAFIHLPHWVRQERSERRELDILERKGVSIPTDPYVCGVCGRKCRTNIDLKKHFKQLHERERQKKLSRMRSLKGKKRQKFKERFVSGNHKYEEAARSLIKPKVGYGLAAELRRAGVFVKEVEDKPQAADWAVKRQMQHSMNSGIDWLFLVSDDSDFSEMLKRAQGSNLGTVVIGDSHRALGPHADFWVPWNGVENGEIGEEELMSWKSRLEFMERSDHESFSVRGFDDDSDDEDEDEGDDDYSDDDYDDVVEDRNLDQLVDELVITKTGFHGPRISAFSEGEDEEY